One genomic window of Cricetulus griseus strain 17A/GY chromosome 3, alternate assembly CriGri-PICRH-1.0, whole genome shotgun sequence includes the following:
- the LOC100761690 gene encoding olfactory receptor 5AN1: MDTMTEGRNITEITQFILLGFSDFPQIIALLFVMFLTLYITTLTWNLSLLVLIRMDSHLHTPMYFFLSNLSFIDLWYITSTVPKMLSNFFWEKQTISFGGCIVQYFVFSTMGLSESCLMTAMAYDRYAAICNPLLYSSIMSPTLCARMVMGSYTAGLLGSLSQICALLKLHFCGPNVIRHFFCDMPQLLNLSCTDTFFAQILLAILTMFFGLTNALTIMISYCYIVLSIMKITSAKGRSKAFNTCASHLTAVSLFYTSSVFVYLSSSSGGSSSFDRFASVFYTMMIPMLNPLVYSLRNKEIRDAVKRLQRKMGWRLS; the protein is encoded by the coding sequence ATGGATACAATGACTGAAGGAAGAAATATTACTGAGATCACCCAGTTCATCCTCCTGGGATTCTCTGATTTCCCTCAAATCATAGCATTGCTCTTTGTTATGTTCCTCACACTTTACATTACAACTCTGACCTGGAACCTGTCCCTTCTTGTTTTAATAAGGATGGACTCCcacctccacacacccatgtacttcttcctcagtaATCTGTCCTTTATAGACCTCTGGTACATCACCTCTACAGTCCCCAAGATGCTCTCAAACTTCTTCTGGGAAAAGCAAACTATCAGCTTTGGGGGATGCATAGTTCAATACTTTGTCTTTTCCACTATGGGGCTGAGTGAATCTTGCCTCATGACAGCTATGGCCTATGACAGATATGCTGCAATTTGTAACCCACTGCTGTATTCATCAATCATGTCACCCACCCTCTGTGCTCGCATGGTGATGGGAAGCTATACAGCAGGGCTCCTAGGTTCTTTATCTCAGATATGTGCCTTGCTGAAGCTCCACTTCTGTGGACCTAATGTTATCAGACATTTCTTCTGTGACATGCCCCAGCTATTAAATCTATCCTGCACTGACACTTTCTTTGCACAGATCCTGCTTGCCATATTAACCATGTTTTTTGGGCTTACAAATGCCTTAACCATCATGATATCCTATTGCTATATTGTCTTGTCCATCATGAAGATCACTTCAGCTAAGGGAAGGTCCAAAGCATTCAATACCTGTGCTTCTCACCTGACAGCTGTTTCCCTATTCTACACCTCCAGTGTCTTTGTCTATTTGAGTTCCAGCTCTGGTGGCTCCTCCAGCTTTGACAGGTTTGCATCTGTTTTCTATACTATGATGATTCCCATGTTAAACCCATTGGTTTACAGTCTGAGGAACAAGGAAATCAGAGATGCTGTAAAGAGGTTACAAAGGAAGATGGGATGGAGGCTGTCCTAA